The following are from one region of the Planctomycetaceae bacterium genome:
- a CDS encoding type II CAAX endopeptidase family protein — MHAVAYTVWLAVIWTAYVAWGYPHLAGMSAGFSVAIGESCRFLIFTAPLFVIFQSRSPWRALGVRIPPGRWLIGGLLVAATWAAVSLFLASRIQHRTFNGVPEIAFWFTGFSTATVIEEVSFRGYFTQQLSRYGSRFAIVASSVLFVLIHFPGWYLLNLLPGYRAYLSHSLSILLLGVALGWLFLKCGSIWPGVILHAVNNLAAALTSAGGG; from the coding sequence ATGCACGCAGTGGCGTATACGGTGTGGCTGGCGGTTATCTGGACAGCGTATGTCGCGTGGGGATATCCGCATCTTGCGGGGATGTCGGCCGGTTTCAGTGTCGCGATTGGTGAGAGTTGCCGGTTCCTGATTTTCACAGCTCCGTTGTTCGTCATCTTCCAATCGCGGAGTCCGTGGCGGGCGCTGGGTGTGAGAATTCCGCCGGGTCGGTGGTTGATAGGTGGTCTTCTCGTCGCTGCCACGTGGGCTGCGGTGTCATTGTTCCTTGCCAGTCGAATCCAGCACAGGACGTTCAACGGCGTTCCGGAGATTGCCTTTTGGTTCACGGGGTTTTCCACAGCGACCGTGATCGAGGAAGTCTCCTTTCGCGGGTATTTCACGCAGCAACTGTCGCGGTACGGCAGCAGGTTTGCGATCGTTGCATCGTCCGTCTTGTTCGTTTTGATTCATTTTCCGGGTTGGTACCTGCTGAATCTGCTGCCTGGTTATCGAGCTTACCTGTCTCACTCACTGTCCATTCTGCTGCTCGGCGTCGCACTCGGCTGGCTGTTCCTGAAGTGTGGTTCGATCTGGCCCGGAGTGATCCTGCATGCCGTCAACAATCTGGCTGCGGCATTGACGTCGGCTGGCGGCGGCTGA
- a CDS encoding Dabb family protein: MLSHMVYFTLNDPSADAAVKLVESCHKYLKNHPGVVFFAAGTLTPDLVRPVNDREFHVALNVVFDTRANHDAYQVAEDHLKFIEENKPGWAKVRVFDADVT; encoded by the coding sequence ATGCTGTCTCATATGGTGTATTTCACTTTGAACGATCCTTCGGCCGACGCTGCGGTGAAGCTGGTGGAGTCGTGTCACAAGTATCTGAAGAATCATCCGGGAGTTGTATTTTTTGCCGCCGGCACGCTGACTCCGGATCTGGTTCGGCCGGTCAATGACCGCGAATTTCATGTCGCGCTGAATGTCGTGTTCGACACGCGAGCGAATCACGATGCGTATCAGGTCGCGGAGGATCACCTGAAATTCATCGAAGAAAACAAGCCCGGGTGGGCAAAAGTTCGCGTATTCGACGCCGATGTGACGTAG
- a CDS encoding FAD-dependent oxidoreductase, whose translation MRIGIVGSGISGLVAAYHLSRQHAVTVFEANAWVGGHTNTVDVNYAGEHHSIDTGFIVFNDRTYPNFIHLLQELQVASVPTSMGFCVSSEPDDLEYSGSGLAGLFAQRRNLLRPGHYRMIGDILRFNGKAPALASELDDSVTVAEFLRRHGYSTEFAQRYLLPMGAAIWSCPVTTFESFPVRFIVDFYQNHGLLSLRDRPTWRVISGGSQRYVEALTKPFRDCIRLNSAVQRVRRRPDGVDIITEQDTTTVDEVVMACHSDQTLRLLGKDATPVENAVLESFPYQPNTAVLHTDESVLPKRRQVWSSWNYHISGNSDSHLATLTYNMNILQHLKSKHTFCVTLNESNRIDPKKVLGTYHYSHPVFTVKRRSAQHRHPELVRNNRVSCCGAYWGNGFHEDGVNSALAVVGAFQDSSGA comes from the coding sequence ATGAGAATCGGGATCGTGGGAAGTGGCATTTCCGGCCTGGTTGCGGCTTATCACCTGAGTCGACAGCATGCGGTAACGGTGTTCGAAGCGAATGCATGGGTCGGCGGTCACACAAATACGGTTGACGTGAACTACGCCGGCGAACATCACAGCATCGACACCGGATTCATTGTCTTTAACGACCGCACGTATCCGAATTTCATTCACCTGCTTCAGGAACTGCAGGTCGCGTCAGTTCCGACGTCGATGGGCTTCTGCGTCAGTTCAGAGCCCGATGACCTGGAATACAGCGGCAGCGGTCTCGCGGGGCTGTTCGCTCAGCGACGAAACCTGCTGCGACCCGGTCACTACCGAATGATTGGCGACATTCTGCGGTTCAACGGGAAGGCCCCGGCACTGGCATCGGAGCTGGACGATTCCGTCACAGTTGCCGAATTTCTGCGCCGCCACGGGTACTCGACCGAGTTTGCTCAGCGGTATCTGCTGCCGATGGGGGCAGCGATCTGGTCGTGCCCTGTGACGACCTTCGAGTCATTCCCGGTCCGCTTCATTGTCGACTTTTACCAGAACCACGGTCTGCTCAGTCTCCGCGACCGGCCGACATGGCGAGTCATCTCGGGAGGCTCTCAGCGCTACGTGGAGGCACTGACGAAACCCTTTCGTGACTGCATCCGCCTGAATTCTGCCGTGCAGCGAGTTCGGCGGCGGCCTGATGGGGTTGACATCATCACAGAGCAGGATACGACGACAGTCGACGAAGTCGTCATGGCCTGCCACAGCGACCAGACGCTGCGACTGCTTGGCAAAGATGCCACGCCCGTGGAAAATGCGGTGCTGGAGTCATTCCCGTACCAACCGAATACTGCGGTATTGCATACGGATGAATCCGTTCTGCCGAAGCGGCGACAAGTCTGGTCGAGCTGGAACTACCACATCTCCGGAAACAGCGACTCCCATTTGGCGACGCTGACATACAACATGAACATCCTGCAGCATCTGAAGTCAAAGCACACGTTCTGCGTGACGCTCAATGAATCCAATCGTATCGATCCGAAAAAGGTCCTGGGGACATACCACTACAGCCACCCGGTCTTTACGGTGAAACGCAGGTCCGCCCAGCATCGACATCCGGAACTGGTTCGAAACAACCGCGTTTCCTGCTGCGGCGCGTACTGGGGCAACGGGTTTCATGAAGACGGCGTCAACAGCGCGCTTGCCGTCGTCGGTGCCTTTCAGGATTCAAGCGGTGCATAG
- a CDS encoding DUF1365 domain-containing protein, translating into MHSCIYEGRVRHRRFGNPAHTFTASLFLMYLDLDELPRILDDFWLWSASKPALARFRRNDHFGDPDRPLDECVQDLVHERLGFRPSGRICLLTQLRWLGYVMNPVSFFYCWNTTGTQVDAVVAEVTNTPWNERHCYVIDGRPFTADGRQTPGSRPSVIRHRHDKQFHVSPFLPMNLNYQWRIRTPGRTLAVHLEDLDVSGKRIFDASLLLARREISSAGLARLVLRYPAISMQTTLRIYWQAARLWWKRAAFHPHPRNAKIEHRGSETETLGARQSSLPMK; encoded by the coding sequence GTGCATAGCTGCATTTATGAAGGACGGGTGCGGCACCGGCGGTTCGGAAATCCCGCTCACACGTTCACCGCCAGCCTGTTCTTGATGTACCTTGATCTGGACGAACTGCCCCGGATTCTCGACGATTTCTGGCTGTGGTCGGCTTCAAAACCTGCGCTGGCCCGGTTTCGCAGGAACGACCACTTCGGCGACCCGGACCGGCCGCTGGATGAATGCGTTCAGGATCTTGTTCACGAGCGGCTGGGGTTCCGCCCGTCGGGACGAATCTGCCTGCTGACTCAGCTGCGGTGGCTGGGCTACGTGATGAATCCGGTGAGCTTCTTCTACTGCTGGAACACGACCGGAACGCAGGTCGACGCGGTGGTGGCTGAAGTCACGAACACACCCTGGAACGAACGGCACTGCTACGTGATCGATGGCAGGCCGTTTACAGCAGACGGTCGACAGACTCCCGGTAGTCGGCCCTCTGTTATCCGGCATCGTCATGACAAGCAGTTTCACGTCTCGCCGTTTCTGCCGATGAACCTGAATTACCAATGGCGCATCCGCACGCCGGGCAGGACACTGGCAGTCCACCTCGAGGATCTCGACGTCAGCGGGAAGCGAATCTTCGACGCGTCGCTGCTGCTGGCACGTCGCGAAATCTCGTCTGCCGGGCTCGCGCGATTGGTGCTGCGCTATCCGGCAATTTCCATGCAGACGACCCTGCGAATCTACTGGCAGGCCGCAAGACTGTGGTGGAAGCGAGCTGCGTTCCACCCGCATCCGCGGAATGCAAAGATCGAACACCGCGGCTCAGAGACCGAAACGCTCGGGGCCAGGCAGTCGTCGCTCCCCATGAAATGA